One Fusobacterium ulcerans DNA segment encodes these proteins:
- a CDS encoding pyridoxamine 5'-phosphate oxidase family protein, translating into MDLLKEFHKIMEEQSDIALATSVNDIPNVRIVSFYFCPDENILYFGTFKDEVKTKEFEKNNKVSFTTIPKESEEFARTNCGIVKKSDLPMSDFKQVICEKVPGYKEIIDNFEDKLVLYEISFKEVAITINYDEYKIAL; encoded by the coding sequence ATGGATTTACTTAAAGAATTTCATAAAATAATGGAGGAGCAATCTGATATTGCATTGGCTACAAGCGTAAATGATATTCCAAATGTTAGAATAGTAAGTTTTTATTTCTGTCCAGATGAAAATATTCTATATTTTGGTACCTTTAAAGATGAAGTAAAAACAAAAGAATTTGAAAAAAATAATAAAGTATCTTTTACAACTATCCCAAAAGAAAGTGAAGAGTTTGCACGTACAAATTGCGGAATAGTTAAAAAGAGTGATCTTCCTATGTCTGACTTCAAACAGGTTATTTGTGAAAAAGTACCTGGTTACAAAGAGATAATAGATAACTTTGAAGATAAGCTTGTTTTATATGAAATATCTTTTAAAGAAGTTGCTATCACAATAAATTATGACGAATACAAAATAGCTCTATAG
- a CDS encoding RidA family protein — protein MKKIIHTEKAPAALGPYSQAVEANGTLYVSGQIPFVPETMTLVSDCVKAQTKQSLENIKAILEAAGYTFKDVVRAGVFIKDMNDFAAVNEVYAEYLGDVKPARACVEVARLPKDVKVEIEVIAVK, from the coding sequence ATGAAAAAAATAATTCACACTGAAAAAGCACCTGCTGCTTTAGGACCATACTCACAAGCTGTTGAAGCTAACGGAACTCTTTATGTATCTGGACAAATTCCATTTGTTCCTGAAACAATGACTTTAGTTTCTGACTGCGTAAAAGCTCAAACTAAACAATCTCTAGAAAATATCAAAGCTATACTTGAAGCTGCTGGATATACTTTCAAAGATGTAGTAAGAGCTGGAGTGTTCATTAAAGATATGAACGATTTCGCAGCTGTAAACGAAGTTTATGCTGAATATCTTGGAGATGTAAAACCTGCAAGAGCATGTGTAGAAGTTGCTAGACTTCCAAAAGATGTAAAAGTTGAAATAGAAGTTATTGCTGTAAAATAG
- the hydA gene encoding dihydropyrimidinase, whose translation MLLIKNGNILIGNKIEKLDILIENEKIKKIDKDISEDICSNIFDAEGKYIIPGGVDVHTHFNIDVGIISADDFYSGSAAAAFGGTTTIVDHPGFGPKGCGLDYQINKYMKDAENSNIDYSFHGVVQEVYSDIFSQMEDLKKRGINSVKIYMTYAYKMTDDDVLRMFEYAKKLDMVVCVHSEDDKGIEFLRGKFTEENKLTPIYHAESRPDFIEGCSVYKLLSYAEITGFEKLYLVHISSKESMEIIEDFRRRGVRFFVESCPQYLFLTEEKYMEENGLDYILSPPLRKKEDTEYIKKALASNRIDVIATDHCSFTLEDKSKGKNDFKLCPNGIPGVEERIPLLFNEVINGRLSVETFLKTACENPAKIFGLFPKKGILTKGSDADIVIFEKKNSKIENMHTAAKYSCYENFPLSAVIDTVILRGNIIIRNNELIMKSSGKFIKRI comes from the coding sequence ATGCTGTTGATAAAAAATGGAAATATATTAATAGGAAACAAAATTGAAAAGCTGGATATTTTAATAGAGAATGAAAAAATAAAGAAAATAGATAAAGATATTTCTGAAGATATTTGCAGCAATATATTTGATGCTGAGGGAAAATATATTATTCCTGGTGGAGTTGATGTCCACACTCATTTTAATATTGATGTAGGAATAATATCAGCTGATGACTTTTATTCTGGAAGTGCAGCAGCAGCTTTTGGTGGAACTACAACTATTGTAGATCACCCAGGATTTGGACCAAAGGGATGTGGACTGGATTATCAGATAAATAAATATATGAAAGATGCTGAAAATTCCAATATAGATTATTCTTTTCATGGAGTAGTACAAGAAGTCTACAGTGATATATTTTCACAGATGGAGGATTTGAAAAAAAGAGGCATCAACAGTGTGAAAATATACATGACATATGCCTATAAGATGACTGATGATGATGTTTTAAGAATGTTTGAATATGCAAAAAAATTAGATATGGTTGTTTGTGTTCATTCTGAAGATGATAAGGGAATAGAATTTTTAAGAGGTAAATTTACTGAAGAAAATAAGCTCACTCCTATATATCATGCTGAATCAAGACCTGATTTTATTGAGGGATGTTCAGTGTATAAGCTTCTCTCTTATGCTGAAATAACTGGTTTTGAAAAGCTTTATCTGGTTCATATTTCATCTAAAGAATCAATGGAAATAATTGAAGATTTCAGAAGAAGAGGAGTCAGATTTTTTGTAGAGTCTTGTCCTCAATATCTTTTCCTTACAGAAGAAAAATATATGGAAGAAAATGGACTTGACTATATTTTAAGCCCGCCTTTGAGAAAAAAAGAGGATACAGAATATATAAAAAAAGCTTTAGCCAGCAACAGAATAGATGTCATAGCAACTGATCATTGTTCTTTTACTTTAGAGGATAAATCAAAAGGAAAAAATGATTTTAAATTGTGTCCCAATGGAATTCCCGGAGTAGAAGAGAGAATCCCTTTATTATTTAATGAAGTAATCAATGGAAGGCTTTCTGTAGAGACATTTTTAAAAACAGCCTGTGAAAATCCAGCTAAAATATTTGGATTGTTCCCTAAAAAAGGTATATTGACAAAAGGCAGTGATGCTGATATAGTAATATTTGAGAAAAAAAATTCAAAGATAGAAAATATGCATACTGCTGCTAAATACAGCTGTTATGAAAATTTTCCTCTTTCAGCAGTAATAGATACAGTTATACTTAGAGGAAATATAATAATAAGAAACAATGAACTTATCATGAAATCATCAGGTAAGTTTATAAAAAGAATATAA
- a CDS encoding helix-turn-helix transcriptional regulator: MKIDRLLSIVIVLLEQNKISATKLAEMFEVTTRTIYRDIETIQAAGIPIVTYTGINGGIGILEKYKIDKKFFTKEDITTLMTGLGSISSSVSNVELTKVLTKLQSLIPEEHIQEIKLKSGQIIIDLTTWSGNKKLQSNLNKIKEGLNERKYLEFHYLDGSGRSSKRKVEPYQLLWKEEKWYMNSYCTLRNDFRLFKLARISYLKVLDETFTLRKFDIKDLEMNWIEKRIINIKLLADISLKERILERCEEDRITYCDENKMIVDFPFVDDDFDYEELLSFGNRCECLEPAEVREKLIKMIRDTMKIYE; encoded by the coding sequence TTGAAAATTGACAGGCTTCTCTCTATTGTTATAGTACTTCTTGAGCAAAATAAAATAAGTGCAACTAAATTAGCTGAAATGTTTGAGGTAACTACCAGAACTATTTACAGAGACATAGAAACAATACAAGCAGCAGGAATCCCCATTGTTACTTATACTGGTATCAATGGAGGTATTGGCATTTTAGAAAAATATAAAATAGATAAAAAATTTTTTACAAAAGAAGATATAACTACTCTTATGACAGGTTTAGGGAGTATATCTTCATCAGTTTCCAATGTTGAATTAACCAAAGTACTTACGAAATTACAAAGCCTTATTCCAGAAGAACATATTCAGGAGATAAAGCTTAAATCAGGGCAGATAATAATCGATCTGACTACATGGAGTGGAAATAAGAAGCTTCAAAGTAATCTCAATAAAATAAAAGAAGGATTAAATGAAAGAAAATATCTTGAATTTCATTACTTAGATGGAAGTGGAAGAAGCTCAAAAAGAAAAGTAGAGCCATACCAGCTTTTATGGAAAGAAGAAAAATGGTATATGAACAGCTACTGTACTTTAAGAAATGATTTTCGTCTTTTTAAATTAGCAAGAATTTCATATTTAAAAGTACTTGATGAAACTTTTACTTTAAGAAAATTTGATATAAAAGATCTGGAAATGAACTGGATAGAAAAAAGAATAATAAATATAAAGCTTCTTGCAGATATCTCTCTTAAAGAAAGAATACTGGAAAGGTGTGAAGAAGACAGAATAACTTATTGTGATGAAAATAAAATGATAGTTGATTTTCCTTTTGTAGATGATGATTTTGACTATGAGGAACTTCTTAGTTTTGGAAATAGATGTGAATGTTTGGAACCAGCAGAAGTAAGGGAAAAACTTATAAAAATGATAAGGGATACAATGAAGATATATGAATAA
- a CDS encoding YgeY family selenium metabolism-linked hydrolase: MLTNERKEQIVEVLQNLIQRRSYSGEEKEVAEYIKKLCLEVGYDTVHVDKYGNVIGSVKGKYEGPKVLMDGHIDTVPVDEEKWTKKPFAGNIEDGKLYGRGTTDMKGAVCAMLLAGAYLAQDLKKEFAGEIFIAGVVHEECFEGVAAREISKYVKPDYVIIGEASQLNLKIGQRGRGEIVVETFGKPAHSANPEKGINAVYKMMKIIENIQKLPMTHHDTLGYGILELTDVKSSPYPGASVVPDYCRATYDRRLLVGETPESVLAPIQKLLDEMAKEDETLKAKVSYARGVEKCWTGATIEGERFFPGWLFEEKDEYVQKALKALEGIGQTPTITHYNFCTNGSHYAGEAGIKTIGYGPSRENLAHTIDEYIELDSLYNVTEGYYAILKAYLTK; the protein is encoded by the coding sequence ATGTTGACTAATGAAAGAAAAGAACAGATAGTAGAAGTACTTCAAAACCTTATTCAAAGAAGAAGTTATTCAGGAGAAGAAAAAGAAGTAGCAGAATATATTAAAAAATTATGCCTTGAAGTAGGGTATGATACTGTACATGTAGACAAGTACGGAAATGTTATTGGTTCTGTAAAAGGAAAATATGAAGGGCCAAAAGTACTTATGGACGGTCATATAGACACTGTTCCAGTAGATGAAGAAAAATGGACTAAGAAACCTTTTGCTGGAAATATAGAAGATGGTAAACTATATGGTAGAGGAACTACTGACATGAAAGGTGCTGTGTGCGCAATGCTTTTAGCTGGGGCATATTTAGCTCAAGACCTTAAAAAAGAATTTGCTGGAGAAATATTCATAGCTGGTGTAGTTCATGAAGAGTGTTTCGAAGGAGTAGCAGCAAGAGAGATCAGTAAATATGTAAAACCTGATTATGTAATAATAGGAGAAGCTTCTCAGCTTAATCTTAAAATAGGACAAAGAGGAAGAGGGGAAATAGTAGTAGAAACTTTTGGAAAACCTGCTCACTCAGCTAACCCAGAAAAAGGAATAAATGCAGTATATAAAATGATGAAAATAATTGAAAATATTCAAAAACTACCAATGACTCACCATGACACATTGGGATATGGAATACTTGAATTAACAGATGTAAAATCATCTCCATACCCAGGAGCATCAGTAGTCCCTGACTATTGCAGAGCAACTTATGACAGAAGACTTCTAGTAGGAGAAACTCCTGAAAGTGTATTGGCACCTATTCAAAAATTACTAGATGAAATGGCAAAAGAAGATGAAACTCTTAAAGCAAAAGTATCATATGCAAGAGGAGTAGAAAAATGCTGGACTGGTGCAACAATAGAAGGAGAGAGATTCTTCCCAGGATGGTTATTTGAAGAGAAAGATGAGTATGTACAAAAAGCATTAAAAGCTTTAGAGGGAATAGGACAGACTCCTACAATCACTCACTATAATTTCTGTACAAATGGATCTCACTATGCAGGAGAAGCAGGAATAAAAACAATAGGATATGGACCATCAAGAGAAAACTTAGCACATACAATAGATGAATACATAGAATTAGATAGTCTATATAATGTAACTGAAGGATATTATGCAATTTTAAAAGCTTATTTAACAAAATAG